The Nostoc sp. PCC 7524 nucleotide sequence CGTGGCTTGCAGTTGGATAAGGATTGGATTGAAGTTAATATTGATGGTGAAAATAAAATAATTTACGATGCAAAAGAAGAAATTGATGATGTTATTGGACGCATGGTCAATCGCCCAGTGGTAGTGGAAGTTCTTGAAAGACGTGATAAATCAGCAGACAAAAGATACTCTTTCCGTGACATTCAACTTCAGGAAAATGTATAGAAAATCTAATATTTTTCTATACATTTGCTTAATAACAATTTTTGTAGGGTTGGTATTATTTGTCAGTTGCTAATATCATGAGTTTTATATTGTTGGCCATGCCCACCTTACGCTTATTGAGAATGCTGCAAGATATGACTTAGTAAATTACCAACTCTCTACTTAGCTACTCAGAGATGAAAGCAATAGATTTATTTGCGGGTTGTGGAGGTTTGTCACTAGGATTTCAAAATGCTGGCTTTGACATTGTAGCAGCTTTTGATTATTGGCCTTCAGCTATTGAAGTTTATAGAGAAAATTTCCAACATACTATCTTTGAAAAAGACCTGTTGAGAGAAGATGTATGTGCGTTAATCGCTAGTTTTAATCCAGAAATAATCATTGGTGGTCCTCCATGTCAAGATTTTTCAAGTGCAGGCAAACGAGATGAAAATCTGGGGAGAGCAGACTTAACTTTTGTATTTGCTAACATTATTTCTCAAGTAAAGCCTAATTGGTTTGTGATGGAGAATGTTGAGAGAATTTCTAAAAGCAAAGTTTTAAAAACAGTCTTAGAAATATTTAAAAAAAGTGGATATGGTTTAACTTCCTCAATTTTAAATGCTAGTTACTGTGGAGTTCCGCAAGCTAGAAGACGATACTTTTTAATTGGTCAGCTTCATGGAAAGGATGATGCTCTCAACCATTATCTAATAAAACACCAATCTAAAAAACCTATGACTGTTTTTGACTACCTAGGTAATCAGCTAGGAATTGAATATTTTTATCACCACCCTAGAAGCTATAAAAGAAGGGCTATCTTCAGCATACATGAACCTAGTCCAACGGTTCGGGGAGTCAATCGACCTATCCCTAAAACCTATAAAAAACATGAAGGAGATGCCTGCGATATTAACGAGAAATTGCGACCCCTATCTACAATTGAACGAAGCTACATTCAAACTTTTCCAAAAACGTTTAAGTTTAAGGGGAATAAATCAGATTTAGAACAGATGATTGGCAATGCTGTTCCTGTAAATCTGGCTGAATATGTAGCTCGTTGCATACTTGAATATATTGAAGATGACTCTTCTAATAGCATTTCATATCAGTTACCTAACATCTTGCTTTTAAAACAATAGTGATAATGGCAGTCATTATTGCTTTATGGAGTCGATATTGTAGCAGAATAAACATAAATCTTTAATGAAAAATATAATTTCTTAGTAAAAAATACCAACTTTATACAAAAATTCCATCTGTAGCGAGATGATTAATTATCAGATTAATTTTATTTTTCTAAATAAATAAAGACTCTTTAATGCTGGACTATGCAACCCGGAATACTCTGGCTATTTAATGTAGGTCTTATTAGATACAAAAATAAAATTTTCGGGGATAAACTTTTATGTCGTTACAGCAAGTGAATGCTTTTTATGAAGTTTTGATGTCAGAAAAATCTATTTATGAAGAATACTTTAATAATTGCTGTAGTAGAGGTTTGTTGAGCAGTTGGCATTGGGACAAAACCAAGATAGTGAACTTTGCAGCTAGTATTGGTTATCAGTTCAATGAATATGAATTAGCTTATGTATGGTTTGAAAGTGAGCCTAGCTATTCTCATAACTCGTTGAGTTTATCCAAACAAGATAAATTGCTGGAATTAACTCAAGCCTAGTTTTTTGACGCTTTCTCTTTTATAGAAGAAAGCGTCTTATAAGTTTATGGGTTTAAAAATTTGAGCCTGGCTGTTGCAGAAATTCTTCTTCTTCGGGAGTGGAAACACGTCCTAAAATACTATTGCGATGAGGAAAGCGGCCAAAACGCTCAATAATGTTCAGATGTTGCAATGCGGATTCAATTGCTATGGCACTATCAGGATCATCACTCAACTGCTGGAATAACTTCACACACTGATGCTGATCAGCTAGGTTTTCCCTGTGTTCAAAAGGTAAGTAAATAAACCACCGTTGCACAGGTAGCAAGTCATGATCATAACCTTGTGCAACAGCGTGCTTGGCTACTGACAATGCTTCCCAATCAGTAGCAAATGCGTCTGGAGTACCACGAAACATATTTCGGGGAAACTGATCTAAAAGCAGAATCAAGGCTAGACAGGTTGTGGGTAAATTTATCCAGTCGTCTAAATACCCTGCTGCGGCTTGTTGATAATCTTTGAAAAATTGATGCTGTAATTCTGCATCAAATTCTGGTTGCTTTTTAAACCAAAAACTTTTGGGTTGCCCGTAATCTGGTTCATCACGATGGCCAAACCAAAAGTCTAAAATTGTCTGTGCCTGGGACATTATGTTGCTCTATGTTGACAAATCACTTGTCGCATTTTACGCATATTTGCAGGCAACTCAAAGTTCATGGCTTGTTGAATAAAAATAGCAGGTATGGGAATATTCGGGGTAGCTTGGACGCTATAAATGAGTACAGTCCCATTGCCGCAGTCTTTTAGCTCAATCTTGGCTGCAAAGTCAACAAAAGAGCCTTTTTCCATGTGGAACTGAATTTTTTGACCGATAACTTCCACGACGTTGAGGTAAATTTCAACTTGAGCCGTGAAAAAAAGGAAAGCTTTTTGTGCTGCTTGGTACAGGCGCTTGACTTCACCTCGCTGCAATACCTCACTTTTGGTGATGTCGGGAAAGTATTGTACCCAACGGGGGTAATCGGTGATTTGTTGCCATACCTGCGATCGCACCATTGGTAAGTACATACAAGCACTGACAGCACCACCACAGGCGTTATGCGATCGCGTCTGGACAAAAATTTCACCCTGCATCAGCAAGTGTCGCTGTTCTTGACTCCATGTCAGATCTGAACCTGTGATCACTGGGTTTGATATATGGGGTGCAAACATAAATTTTTTTCCGTTACTCCTCAACTTCACCATCTGCTCAGGTTGTCACCATCAACCATCTCTAAATTAATGGAGTACAACCTCATCAATGTTAGTTCCACTTCAGTACACACGGTTTCCGGAACCAATCACGTCAGCACATTATTCTGAAAATCTACTGGAAAATCCGTGTTTTTAACTACAAATACTATTGTCTATGCTCTTGGCAGTAATCATAGCACTACTTATCAAGGAAAAATTTAGCTTAAAAAAGCTAAAATGTTACAAATACAATCTATAAAGTATTTTATGTAATTGAAGCAATTCATAGAATCCTATTTTTAGTAAAAATTCAGTAAATTTTTGGTTAATTTGTCTATATACAGCTAATTAGGAATTAAGAGGAAAAAATAGTGAGTCAATCTTCCTTGAACCGCAGATTAACACAGGCGTTTGGTGTGCTACTCGGCATCGGCATAGCTGTCTGGCTACTGAGAGGTTTTGGCCTGCTGTCATTTATGCCTGGCGGAGTTATTTGGCTATTGTTTCTTGGGGCGATCGCTTTAGGACTGATTGCTTATGCTCAAAGAACTTGGTGGCGTTTTTAATAATGTGGTGATTTACCACACGATTTAGCAATAAATCATAATCCGACAAAGAAATATACCAATTCTTAATCAAAATCATCTATCCCCAGTCTGGCTGCTCACAGATATCAGAGAGATATTTTTTTATGCAACCAGTATGGTGTTTTGAGACTGAACTGCTGTTAAAGATATTGATAAGGTGAAGTATTAACCAGGGGCAACCATGCAAATTTATATATGTAGTGTTTGCGGCTACGAGTATGATCCAGAAGTAGGCGATCCAGATAGCGGCATACTCCCAGGTACCCTTTTTGAAGCCATCCCAGAGGATTGGGTGTGTCCGGTTTGCGGTGCTACTAAAGATTTATTTGAAGCAGCAGAAGGGTGAATATCAAGTCAGCTAATCACGGGAACAACCCAGAACTAAAATAAGGAAAAGTCTTGCACTACACCCTTACACACGCTACTTGCACGCCACTTGCTACAACGGGGGGAACCCCAACGGACAGTTTGCTCAAGTCGGGGAACCCGCCCACGCAACTGTCCTCCGCAACGCAGTGGCTCCTCAAGTCGAGAACCCTTTCGGCAGTGGCTCCCCTACTCCACTCCCTACTCCCTACTCTCCACTTCCTATTTTCAAGACAGATGGCGTGGGTAAATAATATCTCTATTTTGACGCTGAGTGTACTAGCCTAGAAAGTAGGTGCTATAGAAGAGATAATTTGTAAATTGCTACCTTTAAAGATTGTAGTTATTGGCGGTGGAGCCGCAGGATTTTTTGGGGCGATCGCCTGTGCCGAAGTTAACCCCCAAGCTCAAGTCACTTTACTCGAAGCTAGTCGTCAACCATTAGCTAAAGTCCGCATCTCCGGCGGGGGACGCTGTAATGTGACTCATGCTTGCTTTGAACCACAGGGGTTAGTCCAAAGTTATCCTAGAGGTGGTAAGGCTTTACGGGGCGCTTTTACTCGGTTTCAAGCTCAAGATACGGTAGCTTGGTTTGCTCACCACGGGGTAAAACTAAAAACAGAAGCCGATGGTAGGATGTTTCCCATTACAGACAGTTCTGAAACGATTGTGGATTGTCTGATGAATACTGCTCAAGCTGAGGGAGTAGAAATTTGGACGGGTACAGCTGTTGTTGCTGTTAAACGCATTAACACGGAATTTGAAATAATTTTAAAGTCTGGTGAGATCATCAGATGCGATCGCCTGCTGCTAGCTACAGGCAGCAGCCTCATCGGTTACAAAATTGCCCAACAATTAGGACATCACATCGAAGCACCCGTACCATCATTATTTACATTTAATATTCCAGAGGCCAAGCTCAGGGCATTAGCCGGGATCAGTGTAAACCCCGTACGTTTAAAATTATTGGTAGGGGAGAAGTCTCAATTAGAACAAACTGGGCCATTACTGATTACCCACTGGGGTGTAAGTGGCCCGGCTGTACTGAAGCTTTCAGCTTGGGGTGCCAGAGTTCTACACGAACATCACTATCAAGCGACTTTATTGGTGAATTGGTTGCCGGAACTGTCCCAAGAACAAGTCCGGCAAAAAATCTTAGCAGTCAAAAATGAATGGGCAAAAAAAGCGATCGCTCTGCACCGTGGCGTTGATTTACCCCACCGTCTTTGGCAATCTATAATCGCCCGTGTCGGTATTACCACAGATGATCGTTGGGCAGGACTCTCTAATAAAACTTTAAATCTCTTGATCCAAGAAATTACCCAGGGCAAATACTTAGTTAATGGTAAGGGAGTCTTTAAAGAGGAGTTCGTCACCTGTGGCGGTGTCAACCTCAAGGAAATTGACTTCAAAACGATGGAAAGTAAGCTAGTTCCTGGACTCTACTTTGCTGGTGAAATTCTAGATATTGACGGCGTAACTGGTGGATTTAATTTCCAAAGTGCTTGGACAACAGCCTATTTGGCAGGTAACGCTATGGGAATTGGCGACTCAGAACAATTACGATCACACAGATAAATTTAGTAGTCAAATTGCATAAACTCCTTAACTAGCTCTGATAAATCAAGTGACGATACTCAGCAGATTTAAGGATGCTTGTGGAATTTATGGACAACATCACGCACTTTATCCTTGTTCAAATCCATAGATTATGTAAAGTTATTATGAAGTTAGTTTAAGACAACTTTATAAACCCATAGATATCTTCATTAACTGAAGTAGTACAGCCTTTTTATGTAATTGTTATAAAATCTTGAAGTTTTGTGCAACAGAATTTCTTTTTGAGAATGTAAAACTTTGGTAAAGAGTTTAGTGATTCAGTGACTTTTCAACATAGAGATACTACCATATTCCTGTGTGTGTTTAAGTATTCTTGTTTCATAAGATACGTATACTTGTGAGTATCTTCTCTGATTTACAAAATGGTGAGTATTGTATTAGAACAAGGCTCTTCTAGGGTGTGAGTAATGCGTAAACCAGTTATCACTATTTTTTACCAGTTCAATCCCTGGCACGCTTCTATAGGAGGTATTCAGACACTCATCAATACGTTTATCAAATATGCTCCGAGTGAGTTTGAGGTACGGCTAGTAGGAACGGCAAGTGATACCAGTCAGCCCCTTGGTAAATGGCAACAAGCAGAATTTGCAGGTAGAGAAATTAGTTTTTTGCCATTATTTTTACTAGAGAATGATAATAAAAGAAGTCTAATACCCACAACGCTTAGATACACAACCGCCTTACTTGGGCGTTCTTTTTCTTCAGATTTTATGCACTTTCATAGGCTAGAACCGAGTTTGGCAGCTATGAATTGGCAAGGAGAAAAAACCCTATTTATTCATAATGATATTCACACACAGATGCAAACTGTGAGTGACCGCAAGGCAATACTCTGGAGAAGATTCCCTGCTGCCTATTTTGCTTTAGAAAGATTATTAATTGATCAGTTTAGTCAAATTCTCTCATGCAATACTGATGCAACACAGTTCTATCGACAACGTTATCCCCACTTACGAGATTGTGTTGAATACATAAAAAATTCCTTTGATAATGAGGTTTTCTATCCCTGGAATTGGGAACAAAAACAAGCCAATCGGCGGGAATTAGCAATGCAGATGGGGTTAGATGCAGAAACACGGTTTATTCTATTTGCTGGCAGGCTGCATCCCCAAAAAGATCCAATATTATTAATACGTACTTTTGCTAATTTAAAAGAGCGTAATACTCATTTATTAATAGCAGGTGATGGAGAATTAGCATCATCAGTACGCCAGGAAATTGCACAACTGGGCTTGTCTAATCAGGTAACAATGCTCGGTGCATTGAACCAAAAGGAATTGGCTAAACTACATAGATTAAGTAGCGCCTTTGTCTTAAGTAGTGCTTATGAAGGTTTGCCTTTGGTGGTATTAGAAGCACTGGCAAGTGGCACACCAATAGTAACAACTAAATGTGGTGAAACTCCCAAATTACTTAGAGGTGATACGGGAGTTGTTTGTGAAGAACGTACACCAGAGTGCATAGCGGATGCTTTGCGTCGGATACTGTTACACCCAGAAAATTATCCTAGCGAGTCTTGTGTCAGGGCTGCACAACCTTATGCGGCTCGTAGTGTTGTCAAAGATGTTTATGGTGAAATGTTTCATCGCTGGGAATCAAAACAACTCTCAGTAATTGGCTCAGGCTAGAAACAAAAATCATCGACTACCAATTCATGTGTTTCCTCATTAATAAATAGAACAACATAACTATGAAAATTGCTGTCATTGGTGCCAAAGGTCTTCCTCCCAAACAAGGTGGGATTGAACATTACTGTGCAGAAGTCTACCCTCGGATAGTGGCGCAGGGTCACACTGTAGACTTATTTGCCCGTTCCTCATACACAGATAGTTCTTGGCGAGAAAGTTACGATTTTCAAGGTGTTCGAGTAATTTCCTTACCAGGATTGGATGTGAAGGGAGCAGATGCCTTTGTCACCTCTGCATTAGGAGCGATCGCGGCTACTGCTAGCAAGTATGATATTGTTCACTTCCATGCTTTAGGTCCCTCTTTATTTAGTTTTTTACCGAGAATTGCTCAATCGACGAAAGTTGTAGTGACTTGTCAGGGACTGGATTGGCAACGCGCCAAATGGGGAAGTTTTTCCACCCAATTAATTAAGATGGGAGAACAAGCAGCAGTACGTTTTGCTCATGGCATAGTGGTCGTATCAGATGCCCTCAAGACTTACTTCTTACAGAATTATGGTCGGGATACAGTTTATATTCCTAACGCTCCTGCTAGCTATGGTGAATCAGACCCCAACTTTAGCTATGGTAAACAGTTAGGTCTGGAACAGGGACGCTACATGATATTTTTGGGGAGAATCGTCCCAGAAAAACGCCCCGACTTATTGATTGAAGCATTCTCTAAATTAAAGCCATCTGGCTGGAAACTGGTTTTAGCAGGTGGTGTGAGTGATACTCAATCATATACCGCCAAACTCTTAGAAAAAGTTGCCAATAATCCCAATATTATCTTTGCAGGTGAACTGCGCGGTTCTCGTCTTTGGGAAATTGTGCGTGGTGCAGGACTGTTTGTTTTACCTTCTGATTTAGAAGGACTGCCCTTAGCTATGTTAGAAGCTATGCAAGAAGGTAGACCAGTAGTAGCCAGCGATATCCTACCCCATCAACAATTAATCAATGGGGGTATGGGAACATTATTTGAAGCTGGCAACGTAGACTCTTTAGTAAATTCCCTTGATTGGGCAATTAATCATCCCCAACAAGTCGCACTCATGGCCAAAAACGCCCAAAGAAATGTGCAGACAAATTACAGTTGGGAACATATTACTGCTGAAAATTTAAAACTATACACAACACTTTTGAACTCATCGGAACCATTAAGTACAATCAAGCCTCATGAAATTAGTCTGGCAAGAGTTGGGAGCAAAAAATAAATAGTTTTTGTGAAAGGCAAACACATCAAACTTTCACAATCTCAATTAGTGTGTTTGCTACCAGTATTGTACTAATCGGTGTATGATACCGATTAGTTTAAGATTCATGTATCTTATCTACTCACCAATCTTTGTCAGCCTTTTAAATTAACTCAGGTGTATGTAATGGGAAAAGGCATTTCAACCTTACTAGCAGTGTTGCGGCGAAGAAGCTTGCCTGCTTTCACTACTTTTGCTGCCGTCATTGGGGCATCAGTTGCTTATCTGAGTGTTACTCCACGTTTGTACGAAACATCAACACGATTGATGGTTAATGACAATCAGGTAAGTATTTCTGAATTGGGTCGTGATCTTACACAGTTACGCTCAAGTGGTGGAATTAAAAGCAGCCCACTGGCAGATCAGGCAGAGTTAATCAGTTCACAAGCTGTTTTAGAAAGGGCAATTGCCAAAATTGTTTCCCCATCTCACAATGATTCCCATCAAAATACACTGACATCTAACAGTATCAGTCCGTGGCTAAGAATCAAAATTGTCCCTGCTACCAATATTCTGGAACTGAGTTATCAAAGCCCAGATCCCAATCTAGCTACCAAAATACTCAATGCTATTGCTCAAGCAACAGTTGAGGAAAATATCAGAACCATCAATTCCGAAGCTACAAAGGTGCGGGAATTTTTGGAAAAAGAAGTACCATTAGCTCAACGGAGGTTGCAACAAGCAGAAGTTGCAGAAAACAAATATAGACAACAAAGCGGTGTAGTTGAGATTGATAGCCAGACTAGGAGTTTGGTCGAAAGTTTAGCCAACACGGAAAATCAGGAACGCACACTACTGGCGCAACTTCAAGAAACGCGATCGCGTGATGCGTCCCTGAGACAAATTACTGATACCAAAACCCTCAATAATGCTTACTCATCGGTGCGTGGTGGTCAAGATGAGCAAGTAAAAGTGCTGCGAGCCAAGTTAACGGATTTAGAAACTAAGCTAATTGAGGCTCGGTTGCAGTTTACAGACAGCCATCCAACAGTTATATCGTTGCTTGGTCAACGAGATTCTATTCGAGCGTTATATGCACAAGAACTTGCTCGCGTATCGTCCGATGGGCAAACCATTCCTTCAACAGACATTGCAGCCGATCAAATTAGCCAAAATCTCACCTCACAGCTCATCAATAATGAAATTGAGCGTTTGGCAATAGAGAACAAGCTGAATTTTGTAATTTCTAACTATGCCAAAAGTTTCTGTTATTATTCCAGCATTCAATGCCTTGAAATATCTCCCCGAAACTTTGAAATGCCTTTTCAAGCAAACTTTTAATGATTTTGAAGTCATTATTGTTGATGATGGTAGTTCAGATGGAACTGCTGAATGGGCATCCCAAATAGAAGAACCAAGAGTTAAATTAATTACTCAAGCAAATCAAGGATCAGCAGGGGCAAGAAACACAGGTATCAAACATTCCCAAGGCGAGTTTATAGCTTTTATGGATGCTGATGATTTTTGGCAATCTACTAAGCTAGAAAAGCAAGTAAAGGTTTTGGAGGCCAATCCAGAAGTTGGCTTAGTCTACAATTGGGTTGCTTATATCAATGACAAAGGAGAACCAACAGGTAGAGTTGTCAAACCTGATGCCCAAGGCCATATCTGGGATAAATTTACAGAACGTAACCTAATTGAGTGTGGTAGTGTACCGATGATTCGTCGCCTTTGCTTTGATGATGTAGGTTTATTTGACACAACTATTGATGCTGCACCAGATTGGGATATGTGGCTACGTATTGCTGCTCGTTATTCTTTTGCTGTCATCAAAGAACCCTTAGTTAGCTATCGCCAGCACTCCAATAATAAATCTAAAAATTATCCTAAGCTACTCCACGACTTTCGCACCATTATTGAAAAAGCTTTTCAAGCTGCTCCATTTGAACTGTTACACCTGAGAAATCGCAGCTATGGTAATCTCAATTTGTTAATAGCATGGAAATGTCTGCAAAGTAAGGATAAAGACTATAAACAGGCAGATTTATTTCGTCGGCAAGCTCTGAAGCATGATTATAAATTAATTTTTTCTAGAGAATATATCCGTCTAAGTGTAGCGATCGCCATTATGCAATGCTTGGGTGCTGATGGATACGAGAAATTTATCCAGCTATTTTATGCTCTACGTCGGCGCGTTTCGTCTGTTCCTCAATCCAAAGTAGAATTTTACGTTGAAAAATAAGGCTAGAACAAAATACTAAACTTAACGCATAGTCTCAAAGGTCACTTTCACAATTTGTAGGCTAGTTAACCTTAATTCAAAAATTGATGTCAATCAATAATATTAAAAGTAAAGTCATTCAAGGTAGTATTTACTTAACTATCAGGCAATTATTAGCATCAGGATTTTCTCTGGTCAGTGCCTTAGTAATTGCAAGAATTTTAGGACCTAAAAATTATGGAATTGTCACAACATCTCTAGGAATTTTTTATTTTTTGAAGTGGTCAGGCAGGCTGGGCTTAAGTGCCTACCTAGTCCGAAAACCTAATCTATCAGAGAATGAAGCTCAACAAGTTCTATGCTTCTATAACGTTGTAGGTATTGCCTTCTGCTTTGTTTCCTGGTTAGTTGCTCCTGCATTTGGTTGGTGGACTGGACAGGTTGAAGTTGCTCAATTATTGCAGTGGTTAGTTCCAGCAATCTGGTTAGACATGATTGGCAGTGTGCCTGCCAGTATGCAAGAGCGTGAACTACGTTTTAAGCAGGTTGGTCTGATTGATGCCATAGCACAGATTGCAAACTATTTACTCTCTATTGCTATTGTCTTGATGTATAAAAATTATTGGGGAGTAATTGCAGGAACTATCCTACAGTTTATGGTCTTTGCCAGCGTATCATTTTGGTGTTACCCCATGTCTTGGCGCTGGAAGTGGCATTGGCAAGATTTAAAACCTGCAATTCACTATGGTTTAACCTACTATTTTGCTAACTGGCTCTTTACCTTGAAGTCGCTGACTATACCTCTATTTGTGAGCCGTTTAGCTGGCATTGAAGCCGCCGGAATTGCAAATATGGCTACTAGAATACTTCAGCAACTTTCACTATTGAGGAATGTTGTCAACCGTATGTCATTGAGTGTGATAGCTAAACTTTTGGAAGATCCAAGTGCTACACAACGTGCAATTAGCCGAGGTATGACTTATCAAGCTTTGCTCATGGGAACAATATGTGCAAGTTTTGCCTGTTGTGCTTCTTGGTTAATTCCAACATTGTTCGGTGAAAAATGGGTATTGAGCGCACAAATTTTTCCGATGTTGGGGTTTGCTGCCGTAGTGGGGTCTATTTTTGACTTACATACTTCTGCACTCTACGCAGCTGGCCATAATAGATCTGTAGCAATCTTCAATTTTGGTTATCTAACAGTTCTGTGGTTAGGTTCTATTTTACTAATACCTATCTTCGGACTTTGGGGCTATGGAGCAGCAGAACTCATAGCATTACCTCGCTATTTTTGGCTGCATAGATCGCTTACTAAGTTATGTAATTCCCCTAATTACTGGCACGCTTTTTGGATAATTTTTTCATTGATCCCACCCATAATATCCGGAATTTTTTTACCCCCATTAATAAATTTTGTTATTCTATTTTCTTGTTATGGATTGCTATTTTTGCTGAATGCCAATATCAGAAAAACTTTCATGGAGCTATGGTCTATATTTAGGTCAAAGCAGAAACAAGTTGCTCAAGATTTGACAAATTAACAAACTTATAATTTTTGAAACTCATAGGAGTAAAGACAATGAAAAAAGTAGGTATACTAACTTATCACCATGCTATTAATTATGGTGCTAATTTACAAGCATACGCTTTATGGAAAACTCTAAAAAACCATGACTATGAGGTAGAAATTATTGACTATAGACCAGCAAAAGCAATTAAACAGTATTTTTTTGGAAGTAATTTTTTGAGCCATTTAATCAAGGCTCCAAAAGTAGAAAATTTTTTAACAAATAAAACAAAATTGTCCAAACCTACGGTTTATACACGGTCAAATCTTCTCAAGCAAAATTTTGATTATGATGTGTTAATTACCGGTAGTGATGAAGTTTGGAATATTAATTCATTCAGAGGATTTGATCCTGCTTATTTTTTGGATTTTATGTCTCAAAGCAGGATAAGCAAAATTAGTTATGCAGCTAGCTTTGGTAGTACCACCACCCTTGGTTCTTATCAGGAAGAAATCAAAAAGCTAATTCAGCAATTTGATTATGTATCGGTTCGAGATTCAAATAGTTTAAACATAATTCAGGAGGAATGTAAAAGTAAAGCTATTCAAGTCTTCGATCCAACCTTGATATTAGATGACTACAGTGAAATTACTTCTAATATTAAATATGATAAGAAATATTTGTTAATATATGGTTATATTTTAAATAGCCTAGAGGAGAATTTAGTTAAATCTTTAGCTAAACTCAAAAATTTATC carries:
- a CDS encoding oligosaccharide flippase family protein, whose protein sequence is MSINNIKSKVIQGSIYLTIRQLLASGFSLVSALVIARILGPKNYGIVTTSLGIFYFLKWSGRLGLSAYLVRKPNLSENEAQQVLCFYNVVGIAFCFVSWLVAPAFGWWTGQVEVAQLLQWLVPAIWLDMIGSVPASMQERELRFKQVGLIDAIAQIANYLLSIAIVLMYKNYWGVIAGTILQFMVFASVSFWCYPMSWRWKWHWQDLKPAIHYGLTYYFANWLFTLKSLTIPLFVSRLAGIEAAGIANMATRILQQLSLLRNVVNRMSLSVIAKLLEDPSATQRAISRGMTYQALLMGTICASFACCASWLIPTLFGEKWVLSAQIFPMLGFAAVVGSIFDLHTSALYAAGHNRSVAIFNFGYLTVLWLGSILLIPIFGLWGYGAAELIALPRYFWLHRSLTKLCNSPNYWHAFWIIFSLIPPIISGIFLPPLINFVILFSCYGLLFLLNANIRKTFMELWSIFRSKQKQVAQDLTN
- a CDS encoding polysaccharide pyruvyl transferase family protein, coding for MKKVGILTYHHAINYGANLQAYALWKTLKNHDYEVEIIDYRPAKAIKQYFFGSNFLSHLIKAPKVENFLTNKTKLSKPTVYTRSNLLKQNFDYDVLITGSDEVWNINSFRGFDPAYFLDFMSQSRISKISYAASFGSTTTLGSYQEEIKKLIQQFDYVSVRDSNSLNIIQEECKSKAIQVFDPTLILDDYSEITSNIKYDKKYLLIYGYILNSLEENLVKSLAKLKNLSIISVGCNNKFADKNIVVASIGDWLGYYKQASYVVTSFYHGAIFAVIFRKQFTVLERGNKSIKVNDLLESIGLENRVFSSGNANVNEFIEKNSEIDYSSKIDKLSAGISLSKTFILEAVNG